One Phoenix dactylifera cultivar Barhee BC4 chromosome 14, palm_55x_up_171113_PBpolish2nd_filt_p, whole genome shotgun sequence DNA window includes the following coding sequences:
- the LOC103719093 gene encoding dolichol-phosphate mannosyltransferase subunit 1 yields MHAQKQRPQHDWDVDFEVIVVDDGSPDGTQDVVKQLQQVYGEDRILLRARPRKLGLGTAYYHGLKHASGEFVIIMDADLSHHPKYLLSFIRKQKETGANIVTGTRYVRNGGVHGWNLMRKLTSRGANVLAQTLLWPGVSDLTGSFRLYERSVLEDVISSCVSKGYVFQMEMIVRASRKGYHI; encoded by the exons ATGCATGCACAGAAGCAACGACCTCAACATGATTGG GATGTTGATTTTGAAGTCATAGTTGTGGATGATGGAAGTCCTGATGGAACTCAAGATGTCGTTAAACAATTGCAGCAAGTGTATGGGGAAGATCGTATT CTGTTAAGAGCAAGGCCAAGGAAGCTTGGTTTAG GAACTGCTTATTATCATGGACTGAAGCATGCATCTGGGGAGTTTGTTATAATTATGGATGCAGATCTTTCCCACCAT CCCAAATACTTACTGAGCTTCATCAG GAAACAAAAGGAAACTGGTGCAAATATCGTTACGGGGACCCGTTATGTTAGAAATGGTGGTGTGCATGGATGGAACCTTATGCGCAAACTGACAAGTAGGGGAGCAAATGTACTTGCACAGACACTTTTATGGCCAGGCGTATCAGATTTGACTGGTTCCTTTAG GCTATATGAGCGGTCTGTTCTTGAAGATGTGATAAGCTCGTGCGTTAGTAAAGGTTATGTCTTTCAGATGGAGATGATTGTGAGAGCTTCGAGGAAAGGATATCACATTTGA